A stretch of DNA from Dehalococcoidales bacterium:
TTCTTTTCCGGGTAGAACCTCTACAAAAGCGCCGAAATTCATAATGCGGGTTACTTTTCCTGTATAGATTGTGCCGACTTCGACATCCCTGATTAAGGCATCTATCATATCCATTGCTTTTCTGGCAGAGGCTTCGTCTGCCGAGCCGATAATTGCAATGCCTTCGCTGTTGATATCGACAGTGGCTTTACTTTCTTCCACGATGGAGCGAATAGTTTTCCCTCCCGGGCCGATGACCGTACCGATTTTATCGGACGGAATAGCGACCTTATACATGCGCGGGGCGTATGGACTAAGCTCCGGTTTGCTCTCGCTGATGGTGCTAAGCATTTTTTCGAGTATAAACATACGTGCTTCACGGGCTTGACCCAATGCATCAATCAAAATGTCGGCACTGATACCTTTCGGCTTCATATCCAGCTGAACCGCTGTAATTCCTTCGGGGGTACCGGCTATTTTGTAGTCCATATCGCCGTAGTTATCTTCCATGCCTTCAATATCGGTTAAAAGGGCGTATTCGCCGTTTTCTCCGGTAACCAGACCGATTGAGATTCCGGCAACCGGTGCCTTAATTTTAATTCCGGCATCCATTAATGACATAGTAGATGCGCAACAACTTGCCATTGAAGTGCTTCCGTTGGAGCTTAGTGCCTCTGATACCAGCCGCAATGTATAGGGGAAATCCTCTCCCTGCGGTACCACGGGTAAAAGGGCACGTTCCGCCAGCGCACCGTGGCCGTATTCACGCCTGCCGGTAATACCGGCTCGTCTGGCTTCACCGGTCGAAAAAGGCGGGAAGTTGTAATGGTGAATGTATCTCTTGGGTTCATCGAACCCTAAACCGTCTATTTGCTGTTCTTTTTTAATCGGTCCCAGTGTCGTTACGGTTAATATCTGCGTTTCTCCGCGCGAGAATAACGCCGAGCCGTGAACACGCGGAAGTAATCCGACTTCGCACAGAAGGGGGCGTACTTCTTTGAGTTGGCGTCCGCTGACACGTTCGCCTTTAGTTAAAATATTTCCCCTAATCAGGCATCTGACTTCCCTGTCAAAAGATTCAAGAACATCCGATTCCGAATGATCTTCTTTAAGGGTTGCAACCAATTCCTGTTTCAGGTTTTCAATCGCTTCGATTCTATCCGCTTTGACGGGCAGTGTAAACGCCTCGTTTAAG
This window harbors:
- a CDS encoding polyribonucleotide nucleotidyltransferase — translated: MTTSQSFERIICGRKLTLETGKLAWQAGAAVTVRYGDTVVLSTVCVAPKAKEGIDFLPLTVDYEERMYAAGKIPGGFLRREGRPSEEAILTCRLTDRPLRPLLPKTWRREIQLISTVLSVDKENDPAILSVIGCSMALSLSSVPFEGPVGIVHVGYINDELVVNPTLEELQTSKLDLVIASTKKAVIMMEAGANEISEDIFAQAIRLGHEANQDIIALQEEMMAVMAQPKEEAPVIDISAETKEAVSGFIGNRLNEAFTLPVKADRIEAIENLKQELVATLKEDHSESDVLESFDREVRCLIRGNILTKGERVSGRQLKEVRPLLCEVGLLPRVHGSALFSRGETQILTVTTLGPIKKEQQIDGLGFDEPKRYIHHYNFPPFSTGEARRAGITGRREYGHGALAERALLPVVPQGEDFPYTLRLVSEALSSNGSTSMASCCASTMSLMDAGIKIKAPVAGISIGLVTGENGEYALLTDIEGMEDNYGDMDYKIAGTPEGITAVQLDMKPKGISADILIDALGQAREARMFILEKMLSTISESKPELSPYAPRMYKVAIPSDKIGTVIGPGGKTIRSIVEESKATVDINSEGIAIIGSADEASARKAMDMIDALIRDVEVGTIYTGKVTRIMNFGAFVEVLPGKEGMVHISELADYRVDKVEDVVKVGDEVTVKVTEIDNQGRVNLSRRAAFSNASDKCENRQSPPRDNFRNPPHRSGPTQNKRRF